In Pirellula sp. SH-Sr6A, the DNA window CCGGACCACAAGGAAATACAGTCGGTCGCGCGGGCGCCGTGGGACCACAGGGTGGTGCTGCTGTCGTCGGTGGCGTTCAAGGTGCAAACGGTGGAACTGCCGCGCGAGGTGCTGCTGTAGGACCAAACGGGCAAGTCGTCGCGGGACGAGGGGCCGTCGGACCTGGCGGGTACGGAGGCGGGGGTATCGTCACTGCTGGTCCCGCCGGCGTGGGGGCTGGTTTTACTCGAGTCACCCCCTCAGGACGCTACTCGGCCGCCGCAGCGGTTCGTGGCAACTACAACAACTGGGGAATTTACGGAGCCTCTTGGTACACCACTTATCCAGGCGCTTGGTATGCAGCAGGCTGGACAGCCAATTCCGTTTGGAATTATGCGACCTGGGGCACTGCCGCATCCTACTGCGGATATACCGAACAGCCTCCCGTCTACTACGACTACGGAAACAATGTGACCTACGAAGACAGCAGCGTTTACATCAACGGTGAAAACGCTGGTACCTCCGAAGAGTATTATGAATCCGCCTCGAACATCGCAGCCAGCGGCGAAGATGCACCTGCAGATAGCGAGTGGCTCCCTCTGGGCGTCTTTGCGTTCACCAAACCAGAATCACCTAATTCCGATATCACGGTCCAACTTGCTGTCAATAAAAGCGGCGATGTCCGAGGCAATTACACCGATACGGCAACCAAACAGAATCAGGTTGTGAGCGGTGCTGTAGACAAACAAACACAACGGGTTGTACTCACCGTTGGCGAAAACAAGACCAACATGATCGAAACGGGTTTGTACAATCTCACCAAGGATGAAGCCCCGTGCTTACTCCACGTTGGAAAAGACAAGACGGAGCAGTGGATGCTTGTCCGATTGAAGAATCCGGACACAAACTAAGCGAAATCCATCGTTGCATCGCCCGTCTTCTCAATCTCTAAGCGATCGGTTTCCCGATCGCTTCTTTCTTTCCACCAAAACTCCGCGCGATCGCTGTCCCAATCATCTGCTAGCCTTAATGTCTCAAGCGCCAGAAGTAGCTCATTCATCGACGGATAACGCTGCGACGGAACTTTCGCCATACAGCGATGAACAACGTCATTGACTTCCTCCGGAATGGCGGGATTCAACTGTCGTAAATCAGGTAGCTCTCGACTTTGATGAGCGACGATGATTTCGATTGGACTCCGACCCTCGAACGGCGTTCTGCCGGTCAGCAAGTAAAACATGACGGCGCCAAGCGAGTAGATGTCCGCACGGCCATCCACCTCGTTATACCTATTGACTTGCTCCGGCGAAATGTAATGAGGAGTTCCGCTAAAGGACGTGTCGTTTTGTTGATCCACTAAGCGCGATTGCCGTTCATGCACCAGCCCAAAATCAAGTAACTTTGCGACATCAAAACAACCGCCCCGCTCCGATGCAAAGATGTTCGCGGGTTTGATATCTCGGTGGATCAACCCTAATGAGTGCGCTTCGCGGAGCGCACAGCAAACCTGCTTCATCAAGTAACGGACACGGCTAGGACTTATCGGCCCATAGCGCTCAACGATCTGCTCAAGTGTCATCCCTGGAAGCAACTCCATGACGTAATAAAAAGTCCCGTCCTCTGTCTTTCCGTAATCGAATATTTCGACCGTGTTCCAGTGCGTCAACTTCGCTGTCAACTTGACCTCCTTTTCAAACTGCTGCACCGAATCCGAATCCCTCTCTTTGGAGGGACGGATGATTTTGATCGCACATGGGCGTTTCAGCATCCGGTGCTCCGCCTTGTAAACTTCTCCCATGCCTCCCGATCCGAGTTTCTCCATCAGCCGATACTGCCCCCACTGCTTGGCTTCGAACGCTTCTTCGCGAACG includes these proteins:
- a CDS encoding protocadherin produces the protein MLKRFVLSCLVPTILVLTPVESWARGGGARGGGGGGVRGGGGAGMGGGGFNGGVQRGGYSGGMNAAARPSPSRGGAGNTLGGGSNMARPTGQNLGSRPATNLGGSGLSNARPNSTAGFPGAGQRPGAPAGTPGSRVVPGQNANANRYNAPNRNDINGFLGLPSDEGFGHAAVAGREGTLSTPSTLPTGQGKFDVNYGKKEGAQGGQVGGVTVTGPQGNTVGRAGAVGPQGGAAVVGGVQGANGGTAARGAAVGPNGQVVAGRGAVGPGGYGGGGIVTAGPAGVGAGFTRVTPSGRYSAAAAVRGNYNNWGIYGASWYTTYPGAWYAAGWTANSVWNYATWGTAASYCGYTEQPPVYYDYGNNVTYEDSSVYINGENAGTSEEYYESASNIAASGEDAPADSEWLPLGVFAFTKPESPNSDITVQLAVNKSGDVRGNYTDTATKQNQVVSGAVDKQTQRVVLTVGENKTNMIETGLYNLTKDEAPCLLHVGKDKTEQWMLVRLKNPDTN
- a CDS encoding serine/threonine protein kinase produces the protein MSKPMASPTTTTDTTTNTTTTIRSPFSLLVGDVHGFSDESAALLRTRLLGASLLLGMIFVTTFIGNLVAQIHDLWWLRLLVIVAILGNGALLYLCKDRLSLIALRCVELVLFGSIALQLNLMLIARLSSFAASQDAVSANVSIQQFVAAICILIFTYGVLIPNTWRRGAAITFVLALLPYASVAFASIRLHELSELLATNRATVPLPLPFVAAFVATFASHVINSVREEAFEAKQWGQYRLMEKLGSGGMGEVYKAEHRMLKRPCAIKIIRPSKERDSDSVQQFEKEVKLTAKLTHWNTVEIFDYGKTEDGTFYYVMELLPGMTLEQIVERYGPISPSRVRYLMKQVCCALREAHSLGLIHRDIKPANIFASERGGCFDVAKLLDFGLVHERQSRLVDQQNDTSFSGTPHYISPEQVNRYNEVDGRADIYSLGAVMFYLLTGRTPFEGRSPIEIIVAHQSRELPDLRQLNPAIPEEVNDVVHRCMAKVPSQRYPSMNELLLALETLRLADDWDSDRAEFWWKERSDRETDRLEIEKTGDATMDFA